Proteins encoded by one window of Cloeon dipterum chromosome 2, ieCloDipt1.1, whole genome shotgun sequence:
- the LOC135934952 gene encoding DNA ligase 1-like isoform X2: MTGIREKLMKESREFLRPSGAFNNPPTVVVDPNKIAGDLSRKTTKVGGPQQQDVPPEKKNGEFISQYQRIAQRMKTGIEHGTIPRSDKHRRKLQVLTQHAMNQQKDRMLVSRQQDSRHSTEEQNKIPSTSSDTAARKRKNKDRSNSGSESRAKKPRLDDQPSHSSKQLPQNEEVEQLKITVERLYSTVNLLVKQINTTPQMEKPKQSEHCEKKKKEPRLERNSISDSEDEGHSSKQRRLPKPSPEKKKSEKKLKEKIQKKRRRLLDSEGDSTEFEEALDDEEYHTSRQKRQPKPNPEEKKRKESLQKLKEKRQKKRSSLSDSEGNSTEFEEAPTDEESPEGHSSKQRRLPKPSPDKKKRQDSLQKLKEERRKKRNSLSDSEGNSTEFEEAPTDEESPEGHSSNQRRPPKPSTEKKKRQDSLQKLKEEPRKKRRCDSVSESDWMELEMENHTSRHKRQPKPNPEKKKREESLQKLKEKRQKKRSSLSDSEGNSTEFEKAPTDEESPESTEKRQPTPDHKENKRSEQSNLTFSDDDVVEFNADEESRPKPTLEPSRSDPEDQYEAAPDQPDPELPLVISKFSDGMLPEELTLPEELIACDTHAPKCSHIPVLLDDTQYDVISNKLERLMGGEQSDNIIKLKIEKEDPLPPGMYVNKEGCVSSKELDEYLQENHYTNTLRTKHYRPKIKKVDAQVQDHGEFVSFRIKLIGYYLNSCEKPLSQM; this comes from the coding sequence ATGACCGGAATAAGAGAGAAACTAATGAAGGAGTCGCGGGAGTTCCTTCGACCGAGCGGCGCCTTCAACAACCCCCCGACGGTGGTGGTCGACCCGAACAAGATCGCCGGCGACCTCTCCCGCAAGACGACCAAGGTCGGCGGCCCACAGCAGCAGGACGTGCCGCCGGAGAAGAAGAATGGGGAATTCATATCCCAGTACCAGCGCATAGCGCAGCGCATGAAGACAGGCATTGAGCATGGCACTATTCCCCGTAGCGACAAACACCGGCGCAAGCTGCAGGTGCTGACGCAACATGCAATGAACCAGCAGAAGGACCGTATGCTGGTCAGCCGCCAACAGGATTCGCGGCACTCCACCGAGGAGCAAAACAAGATCCCGTCCACGTCCAGCGACACCGCGGCCCGGAAGCGCAAGAATAAGGACCGCTCCAATTCTGGCTCCGAAAGCAGGGCCAAGAAGCCGAGGCTGGATGACCAGCCGTCCCACTCTTCCAAGCAGTTGCCACAAAATGAGGAAGTggaacaattgaaaataacagTTGAGCGATTATACTCCACGGTCAATTTACTTGTAAAACAGATCAACACCACACCCCAAATGGAGAAACCGAAACAGTCGGAGCACTgcgagaagaaaaagaaagagccGCGACTGGAGCGAAACAGCATATCTGACTCTGAAGACGAGGGTCACAGCAGCAAGCAAAGACGGCTGCCAAAACCCAGTCCTGAAAAGAAGAAGAGTGAAAAGAAGTTGAAAGAGAAGATACAGAAAAAGCGTCGCAGGCTCCTTGACTCCGAAGGTGACTCGACAGAGTTTGAGGAGGCCCTGGACGATGAGGAGTATCATACCAGCAGACAAAAGCGCCAGCCTAAACCTAATCCTGAAGAGAAAAAGAGGAAGGAGAGTCTGCAAAAGTTGAAAGAGAAGAGACAGAAAAAACGAAGCAGCCTCTCGGACTCTGAAGGCAATTCGACCGAGTTCGAGGAAGCCCCGACCGACGAGGAGAGCCCCGAGGGTCACAGCAGCAAGCAAAGACGGCTGCCAAAACCCAGTCCTGATAAGAAAAAGAGGCAGGATAGTCTGCAGAAGTTGAAAGAGGAGCGACGGAAAAAGCGAAACAGCCTCTCGGACTCTGAGGGCAATTCGACCGAGTTCGAGGAAGCCCCCACCGACGAGGAGAGCCCTGAGGGTCACAGCAGCAATCAAAGACGGCCGCCAAAACCCAGtactgaaaagaaaaagaggcaGGATAGTCTGCAGAAGTTGAAAGAAGAGCCACGGAAAAAACGACGCTGCGACTCTGTTTCCGAAAGTGACTGGATGGAGTTAGAGATGGAGAATCACACCAGCAGACACAAGCGTCAGCCAAAACCTAAtcctgaaaagaaaaagagggaAGAGAGTCTGCAGAAGTTGAAAGAGAAGAGACAGAAAAAGCGAAGCAGCCTCTCCGACTCTGAGGGCAACTCGACTGAGTTCGAGAAAGCCCCCACCGACGAGGAGAGCCCTGAAAGCACGGAAAAGAGGCAGCCCACCCCTGATCACAAAGAGAACAAGAGGTCGGAGCAAAGCAACCTCACCTTCTCTGATGACGATGTCGTGGAATTCAATGCCGACGAGGAGAGCCGGCCAAAACCAACCCTCGAGCCGAGCCGCTCCGACCCTGAGGACCAGTACGAGGCCGCCCCCGACCAGCCTGACCCTGAACTACCGCTAGTCATTTCCAAATTCTCTGACGGCATGTTGCCAGAAGAACTGACGTTGCCAGAAGAACTGATCGCGTGTGATACTCACGCCCCTAAGTGCAGCCACATTCCGGTGTTACTTGACGACACGCAGTACGACGTCATCTCGAATAAACTCGAGCGCCTTATGGGCGGCGAGCAATCCGACAACATaattaaactcaaaattgaaaaagaggaCCCGCTGCCCCCTGGAATGTACGTTAACAAAGAGGGTTGCGTGAGCAGCAAGGAGCTTGACGAGTACCTGCAAGAGAACCATTACACAAACACCCTGAGGACGAAGCATTACcggccaaaaattaagaaggTGGATGCGCAAGTGCAGGACCACGGAGAATTCGTCAGCTTTAGAATAAAACTGATTggatattatttgaattcgtGCGAAAAGCCATTGAGTCAAATGTAA
- the LOC135934952 gene encoding DNA ligase 1-like isoform X1 — MMEGGQRVYKRADEYDFCQCSASTHRAPTELQLQETDRWLCSALICSRRKGGAFVRGCGGTGLAAKCLEKAGVATIVIKIKPEMTGIREKLMKESREFLRPSGAFNNPPTVVVDPNKIAGDLSRKTTKVGGPQQQDVPPEKKNGEFISQYQRIAQRMKTGIEHGTIPRSDKHRRKLQVLTQHAMNQQKDRMLVSRQQDSRHSTEEQNKIPSTSSDTAARKRKNKDRSNSGSESRAKKPRLDDQPSHSSKQLPQNEEVEQLKITVERLYSTVNLLVKQINTTPQMEKPKQSEHCEKKKKEPRLERNSISDSEDEGHSSKQRRLPKPSPEKKKSEKKLKEKIQKKRRRLLDSEGDSTEFEEALDDEEYHTSRQKRQPKPNPEEKKRKESLQKLKEKRQKKRSSLSDSEGNSTEFEEAPTDEESPEGHSSKQRRLPKPSPDKKKRQDSLQKLKEERRKKRNSLSDSEGNSTEFEEAPTDEESPEGHSSNQRRPPKPSTEKKKRQDSLQKLKEEPRKKRRCDSVSESDWMELEMENHTSRHKRQPKPNPEKKKREESLQKLKEKRQKKRSSLSDSEGNSTEFEKAPTDEESPESTEKRQPTPDHKENKRSEQSNLTFSDDDVVEFNADEESRPKPTLEPSRSDPEDQYEAAPDQPDPELPLVISKFSDGMLPEELTLPEELIACDTHAPKCSHIPVLLDDTQYDVISNKLERLMGGEQSDNIIKLKIEKEDPLPPGMYVNKEGCVSSKELDEYLQENHYTNTLRTKHYRPKIKKVDAQVQDHGEFVSFRIKLIGYYLNSCEKPLSQM; from the exons ATGATGGAAGGCGGCCAGCGGGTATACAAGCGCGCGGACGAGTATGATTTTTGCCAGTGCTCGGCTAGCACCCATCGAGCACCGACCGAACTACAGCTACAAGAGACAGACAGATGGCTTTGTTCGGCGCTTATTTGCAGCAGAAGAAAAG GAGGTGCGTTTGTTCGCGGGTGCGGCGGAACTGGGCTTGCAGCCAAGTGCCTGGAAAAAGCTGGAGTGGCTACGATCGTTATCAAG ATCAAGCCTGAAATGACCGGAATAAGAGAGAAACTAATGAAGGAGTCGCGGGAGTTCCTTCGACCGAGCGGCGCCTTCAACAACCCCCCGACGGTGGTGGTCGACCCGAACAAGATCGCCGGCGACCTCTCCCGCAAGACGACCAAGGTCGGCGGCCCACAGCAGCAGGACGTGCCGCCGGAGAAGAAGAATGGGGAATTCATATCCCAGTACCAGCGCATAGCGCAGCGCATGAAGACAGGCATTGAGCATGGCACTATTCCCCGTAGCGACAAACACCGGCGCAAGCTGCAGGTGCTGACGCAACATGCAATGAACCAGCAGAAGGACCGTATGCTGGTCAGCCGCCAACAGGATTCGCGGCACTCCACCGAGGAGCAAAACAAGATCCCGTCCACGTCCAGCGACACCGCGGCCCGGAAGCGCAAGAATAAGGACCGCTCCAATTCTGGCTCCGAAAGCAGGGCCAAGAAGCCGAGGCTGGATGACCAGCCGTCCCACTCTTCCAAGCAGTTGCCACAAAATGAGGAAGTggaacaattgaaaataacagTTGAGCGATTATACTCCACGGTCAATTTACTTGTAAAACAGATCAACACCACACCCCAAATGGAGAAACCGAAACAGTCGGAGCACTgcgagaagaaaaagaaagagccGCGACTGGAGCGAAACAGCATATCTGACTCTGAAGACGAGGGTCACAGCAGCAAGCAAAGACGGCTGCCAAAACCCAGTCCTGAAAAGAAGAAGAGTGAAAAGAAGTTGAAAGAGAAGATACAGAAAAAGCGTCGCAGGCTCCTTGACTCCGAAGGTGACTCGACAGAGTTTGAGGAGGCCCTGGACGATGAGGAGTATCATACCAGCAGACAAAAGCGCCAGCCTAAACCTAATCCTGAAGAGAAAAAGAGGAAGGAGAGTCTGCAAAAGTTGAAAGAGAAGAGACAGAAAAAACGAAGCAGCCTCTCGGACTCTGAAGGCAATTCGACCGAGTTCGAGGAAGCCCCGACCGACGAGGAGAGCCCCGAGGGTCACAGCAGCAAGCAAAGACGGCTGCCAAAACCCAGTCCTGATAAGAAAAAGAGGCAGGATAGTCTGCAGAAGTTGAAAGAGGAGCGACGGAAAAAGCGAAACAGCCTCTCGGACTCTGAGGGCAATTCGACCGAGTTCGAGGAAGCCCCCACCGACGAGGAGAGCCCTGAGGGTCACAGCAGCAATCAAAGACGGCCGCCAAAACCCAGtactgaaaagaaaaagaggcaGGATAGTCTGCAGAAGTTGAAAGAAGAGCCACGGAAAAAACGACGCTGCGACTCTGTTTCCGAAAGTGACTGGATGGAGTTAGAGATGGAGAATCACACCAGCAGACACAAGCGTCAGCCAAAACCTAAtcctgaaaagaaaaagagggaAGAGAGTCTGCAGAAGTTGAAAGAGAAGAGACAGAAAAAGCGAAGCAGCCTCTCCGACTCTGAGGGCAACTCGACTGAGTTCGAGAAAGCCCCCACCGACGAGGAGAGCCCTGAAAGCACGGAAAAGAGGCAGCCCACCCCTGATCACAAAGAGAACAAGAGGTCGGAGCAAAGCAACCTCACCTTCTCTGATGACGATGTCGTGGAATTCAATGCCGACGAGGAGAGCCGGCCAAAACCAACCCTCGAGCCGAGCCGCTCCGACCCTGAGGACCAGTACGAGGCCGCCCCCGACCAGCCTGACCCTGAACTACCGCTAGTCATTTCCAAATTCTCTGACGGCATGTTGCCAGAAGAACTGACGTTGCCAGAAGAACTGATCGCGTGTGATACTCACGCCCCTAAGTGCAGCCACATTCCGGTGTTACTTGACGACACGCAGTACGACGTCATCTCGAATAAACTCGAGCGCCTTATGGGCGGCGAGCAATCCGACAACATaattaaactcaaaattgaaaaagaggaCCCGCTGCCCCCTGGAATGTACGTTAACAAAGAGGGTTGCGTGAGCAGCAAGGAGCTTGACGAGTACCTGCAAGAGAACCATTACACAAACACCCTGAGGACGAAGCATTACcggccaaaaattaagaaggTGGATGCGCAAGTGCAGGACCACGGAGAATTCGTCAGCTTTAGAATAAAACTGATTggatattatttgaattcgtGCGAAAAGCCATTGAGTCAAATGTAA